GGAACGAGAACATGTCTGCGGCACTTTGCGTCGACGAGGTATCCGAAGTTGGTTTAAGTGGCATTGGCTTCTCAGGGAACCGTGAAGGGACTTCAATCTGGGTGAACTTCCCCTACCGCGAAGAGCCTGTGGTGTTCGACGGCGAGCAGGCTCCACAGCCAGCGGACATCCAAACCTGCACGGTACGGCCTGGTCAGAAGTTGAGGCTCGGATTCAATGTGTACATTTCATCGGCCGACCTACATGCGTACGATCCGTTTCTACGCACAATGTACAGCCTCCATCGTCGAACTCATCACCTGAATCCATGGATGGGCGTTTCGGAGGCTGCCGAATTAACTGCTTATGGCCTGTACCGGTGGCACTATCATCCTGAGCATGCCATCCTCTACGAAACAGCGGCATTTGATAGGGAAGTGAACAATAACGTGAAGGGACTTGGCGACCGGCCGCACATGCACGTAGCATGGGTCAGCGGAGCTCCTTACGCGTACGCTTTGCTGACGTACGGGCGCAGTACAGAAAACCCTGATTACGTCGACGCTGCGACGAAAGTGCTCGATAAGATTGCCTCTGGCATTGCACCGAACGGGACATTTTGGGCAGAGTGGAAAGTTGACAAAGGCTGGGGCTGTGGCTGGAATCCGAACCGTGAGTGGCTTCAAGCCAGAACGATTTCAGAGGCTACCCTGTTTATGCTACGGGCCATCTCGTCTGAACGGACGCAAAGGGTAGCACACCATCCGGAGTGGGAAGCGGCGGTACTTTCAAATCTACGGTTTGCGGTACGGGTACAGCGCAGCGACGGAAACTTCGGATCGTATTACCACTGCCAGAGCGGACGGGTCGAAGAATGGGACGGCGCCGGAGGAATTCTGTGGATTGCGGCTTTAATCGAGGGAGCGAAGCTCTACCCTGGAGAGGGATTTGCCGAAGCAGCCTCGAGGGCAGGTCACTACTATGAGCGCTTCGTCCTTGACGAGTTCATCTACGGCGCTCCGGAAGACGTTCATCTGACGCCTACATCAGAAGATGCTTACAACGCCGTGGTTGCTTATGTGCTGTTGTATGAGCAGGACGGATTAGGGAAATGGCTCGACCTGGCCCGTATCAGTGCAGACTGGATGATGACCTTTCGCTGGACGTACAACTTGGCGTTCCCCAAGCACTCACTGCTGGCACAATACGATTTTCGCTCACGCGGGGCAGACCAAGCGTCACCGTCCAATCAACATCTTCATAACTACGGGCTTTTCTGTCTGCCTGAGGTGCTCCGTCTCTTGAAGTACACGGATGACCAGTATTACCTAGACCGGACGCGCGATTTGTTAGCCTGTTTTTTACAGTTCATTGCTCGTGAGGACGGAGATTTCAATGCGTACAGGGGAATGGTGACAGAGCGCTACTACAACACACATTGTTTTCAGCCCAAAGGGATGATGGTCACGTTGTCCCACTCCTGGTGTATAGGGGTCACGCTCTACGCCTGTCAAGAAGCAGCAAAATACGAACACGATTTAAACTTCGAAGACTGAGGTTGGCCCGCTGTTGAGTCGGGCCACACACACGAACGTCCTAGTCGAGTTTAGTCAGGATGGTTTGAGTCACGCGACCCTGTACGCTACAGCCTGCGCGACGTCTCTATGGCTCGCAAAAAGAAGTCTGGTTGTCCAAAGCTGCCAGACTTCAGTACCAGTGCAATTGGAACTTGGCCAAGTGATATCGACAGCGGCAGTCCGGGCGCGATTTCGCGTAGGACCTCGACACCCGTTACTCCAAGCGCAGCACATACGGCCGCCGATGTATCACCCCCGCCAACAACCACTCGCCGTACCCTCGACCGCTCGACAATGTAACGCGCCAGTTGCGCGAGTGTTCTAGACACTAGCTGCCTTGTCTGCACCATGCTGTATCCATGTATCTCTCCGGCCTGAAGTGTCTGTTTGACTCTTTCTTTGTCGTTTGCAGCATAGACCAGTACGTTCTCGTCTTGTTCAAGTCGTGCGGCAACGTCATCAAGCAACCCCTGTATCTGCTCACCCCAGGCGGACTTGTCCGCTATTAAGCTGACCGTGTCCAACTCCACACAGTGGATACCGTTTCCTCTGAGCGTTTCAATCTGCGCGACCGTTTGTGGCATCAGACTTCCTGCCAATAAGAGGACACCGTGTGAATTGCGGACATCGTCAAATCGAGACCGTTTTGTTCCTGATGTGCCTTGCAGCACGGGCCATGCCTCAGCAATCGCGGAGCTGCCGCAGATGACTCGATAACCATGGATGACTTCCGCAATTGTTGCAAGGTCACCCTGGTTACGGACGTCAAAAATGAGATAGCCGCCCGCTGACTGTCGGCGGGAAACCTCCACTGCCAGGGTGGATTTAGCTTCATCGAGCGTCTCGTGATAAAGGACGTGCACCTTGCGGTTGGTTTGCTTCTGTAAGATACCCTGAAGATTTGACTCCTGCATCGGATGAACAGGGTCGTACTGAAACTCGGAATCCTCAAGTTTGACGCCGCGCACATAGTGAATGCCATGGATGGTGGTCCGACCGTTCTTTGGAAACCCGAGTACGATGGGGGCAAAGGACTCTCCGAGTTCATCAAGAACCGCGTCAAAGTCGGCGCCGATGTTGCCTCGAAACACGGAGCAAACCTTTCCAAAAAACTGGCTGCATCCCATGTCACGCAGAATCCCGGTGGCATATCGCGACCGGTCATACGCCGTTTGTCGGTCAAGCAGACGAGAATCGGTATCGATGACAATGACATCCACTTCACTCTGATTGACCGCGGCATAGTCAAGTGCTGCCTCAATTGGGATAACAACTGTCCGGTATCCCCGCTTTACGAACATGATGCCGATGTCATTGGCACCGGTAATGTCATCGGCGATGACTCCAATCACTGTCGAAACCCCCTTGGCGGATAAGGCTTATAGCCGGAGTTTGCGATGAAATCGTGGACAATCGCAGGTTCAATAGGGTTCATCTCAATCCCGCCTGATGCTGCCACAATGACCATACGGCTGGCAATTTCCAACGTCTCAAGCCGTGCTAGGGCCTCTCGAACGGACACATCATAGACAATCACGCCGTGGTTCTGAAGTAAAATAACATTCGTAGAATCCGCCTGTGCTCCAACCGCTTTCGCCAGTTGCTCCGAACCAGGATGAAAATAAGGTACGATGGCAAAGTTGTATAGGTAGTACATAGACTCGATAAACAAATTAGGGTTAAGTTCTGCCTTGCCGCTAGCAATCATCGTGCTGTAGAACGGCGAAGCATGGAGAACGCAGTTCACGTCTGGCCGTGTCTGGTAAATGGCTTGGTGAAAGGGTAATTCCTTGGACGGCCGGGACTTTGGGTTGATGGGCGCTTGGTCAACGGGACACTCGACCAATTGTTCCTCCGTCAGCTCTGCGAGAAAGCTGCCAGACGCTGTAATGTAGAGAGAGTCCCCCATCCGTACACTTAAGTTCCCAGAATTCCCCCATACCAGGTTCTTTTGCGACATGTAGCTTGCAGCCTTCAGCAAAGAGTCGACAATCGTATTCATGTTCCCACCTCAATCTCCTTTGGAATCGGAACAGAGATAACCTCAACGCCGTGGGCACGAATTTCTTGTAGTAAGTGTTCCGGACAGAGCGACGAAGTCACAATCGTATCTATGTCGCTGAATTCGCAGAAGACCGACAAACCGACATTCGTCAGCTTGGAGTGGTCCATCACCAAGATGACCATTTGAGCAGCTTTAACCATTCTTTGCTTGACCGCAGCCTCGAGTGCGGAGTAGGTCGTCGGACCGCGCTCTGCCACGAGACCACTCGCACCAAGAATGAGTTTGTTGACACGAATTCGCTCGAAATAACCTTCAGCTTCGGGTCCAACGAGACAAACGTTTTCGGGAAACACGACGCCCCCCGTGACAGTGACTGTGCAGGAGGAATGTGCCAACTCCATGGACACAGGCAGCGAATTTGTGACAACTGAAAGATGTCGATCCAAAAGGAGCTTCGCTACCTGGAGCGGCGTGGTGCCTGCATCAATGATGACGGAATCACCCTCTTCAACCAGTTCAGCAGTCACATTTGCTAACAACCATTTTTCGTCGTGCGCCAGCAGTTGGCGGGCCATAAAGGGCTGAAAGTTGGAAACCCGAACGCTCGCACCACCATGCGTACGACTAACCAACCCTTGTTCTTCTAGAGTTCGTAAGTCTTTTCGAATTGTCACCTCGGAAACTTGCAGGCTTTTACTCAAATCATTTACCGATACAAACTTGTTTTGCTCAATCAACTGAAGAATTCGACGCAAACGCTCACTCATTGCAAAACCCCCTCTACCTGCCGTCGCTTGCTTTAGTAACCCGTATCTCGAAGCCCATCCGTCTAAAGAACTGCAAACGAAAAGTTGTCCTAGTATGGAAATATTCGAAGTAAAGCGGTAGATTAATTATATCATTATGGTTTCGAATTCGAAATTATATGCTTTCGATTTCTGGTGTTCCATAAGCGCGCTTAACAAGGAGTGATCCATGTGAGACGAAAACTTGCCATCATTCATACCACGCCTGTGACCATTGATGCACTTAAGAAGTTGGTGCAAGAAGCGATGCCGGATGTTGACATCGTCAATTTTCTCGATGACTCCATTTTGCCGGAACTCTATGACAATGGTGGAAATGTCAGAGCAGTCGAGGAACGTTGGTTTCAGTACGTTCAGATTGCAGATAAACTGGGCGCTGACTGTATCCTCAGCGCCTGTTCTTCTGTAGGTGAGTTGGCATGGAAAGCGAGAACGCTGGTTTCGAAGCCCGTTCTCCGAATTGATGAGCCAATGGCAATGGAGGCAGTCGAAACGGCCAGGGTTATCGGTGTTGCTGCAACTTTACCGACCACACTGCGACCGACAGAGGGCCTCCTAAAACGAAAAGCCGAAGAAGCGGGTAAAGACATTGTTCTTCACTCACTCCTCGCGGATGAGGCCTACCAGAGGTTGATGCAGGGCGATGTAGACGGGCACGACAAAGTACTTGCTGACAAGCTTACCGAACTGACGCAGTCCGTGGACGTGGTTGTGCTTGCACAAGCGTCGATGGCCCGAGTAATTCCGCGATTACCTGAGCAGCTCCAAGTCAAGGTCTTGGCCAGCCCGAAACGAGGTATTGAACATGTTCGCCGAGTGCTCGAGACACTCGGTTAACCAGCAATTGTGATGTGCTCTTGTGCTTTGGTTCGGTAATGCCGCGAACAATCTGTCCTTGAGTTGCCTTTGTCGCACACAGATGTGGTGTCGTCCCTATAGGATAAACCTTGCTGAAGGAGGTTTTTTGCTTTGGAATTCTCTTTATCTTCACAATCTTGGTTTGTGAAAGGTTACTTCCCGTATGTCCCGCTAAACGGCAAGAGCATGGAAACCGGCAAAGACTTGAAAGGACTGACCGATTGGGTGCCGGCGAGTGTTCCAGGAGGAGTTCATTATGACCTCTTTCGCGCTGGGTGGATTGACAACCCCTACATTGATATGAACAGCCTCAAGGCAGAATGGGTTGAGAATAAATGGTGGATGTACAAGACCGCCTTTTCAAAGCAGGATTTTGCTCAGGCCTCTGACGGAAACAGCCCATTTGTCGGTGTGGACACGGGGACGCCTAAAGTCCAGTTGATTTTCAAAGGCCTCGATTACGAAGCGATTGTATATCTCAATCACCGTCGGTTAGGTGCACACATCGGCATGTACGACCCCGCTGTATTTGACATCACTGACATCTACGAGAATACCGATACGTTTGAACTCAGGGTCTTGTTCAAACACGTGCCGGAAGAAATGGGCCAGATTGGCTACACATCGCGGACCCGTACACAGAAAAGCCGGTTCAATTACAAATGGGACTTCGGAACACGGCTTGTCAACATTGGAATTTGGGATGATGTGGTGTTGAAGGTCACCCACTGCGCGAGCATCGAAGAGGTGCATACGAAGACACGTGTGAACTTAAAAGTTCCGCAACAGTCTGCTGCAATTGAGACCTCGTTCCTCGTTGAGACCCGTATCGCCGCATGTGCCCATTCCGATGGAGTCGTACCGAGTTCTACAAGACAATTTACAGAAAACATGACCTTTGAAATTACCTGTACGCATCCAAACGGAGAAGTCGCCGACACTGTGCGAGGGTTAGTGGACGCCGGTCGGTCACGCCAATCTGCGCGTCTCACGATTTCTGACCCAGCGCTTTGGTACCCGAATGGTTTTGGGGAACAACCTCTGTACGAAATTTCCATCCGATTGTTCAAAGATGAGCAGCTGTGTGACGAGCAAACCCTGAAAATTGGGATTCGTCAGCTTGAATATGTACAGAATGAAGACGCACTTAATGCATTTCCCTACACGTTCGTGGTCAACGGCCACAAAATCTATATCAAAGGTGTCAACATGACACCCCTTGAGCATGTGTATGGAATCGTCACGACGACCCACTACGAATGGCTCGTCCGACAAATGAAAAGGGCCAACGTCAATATGGTTCGCATCTGGGGTGGCGGCCTCATCGAAAAGGAAGCTTTGTATGATCTTTGTGACCAGCACGGTATCATGGTCTGGCAAGAATTTATTCAGTCCAGTTCGGGTATTGACAATACCCCTTCGCACGACCCCGATTTTCTCGAACTTCTGAAAGAGAGCTCGATTGCTGCCATCAAAGGGCGGCGCAACCACGTTTCACTCGCGGTCTGGAGCGGCGGCAATGAACTGCAAGACGGACCAAACCAGCCATCAACACTGGATGATGAAAACATTTCGATGTTGAAGTCCCTGGTCGAGACCTATGACGGGGAACGGATGTTCCTGCCGACTTCAGCTTCCGGTCCCGTCGAATTTGTGACCTCGAAAAAAAACATGGGGCATGATGTGCATGGTCACTGGGAGTACCTTGGAAACCCCGAACACTACCGGGTGTACACAAACTCGGACAACTTGTTCCACAGTGAGTTCGGCACTCCAGGTGCAACCTCAGCCAGAAACATGCGTAAGTTCCTAAGCCCCGTGCACCAACACCCTGCCCCGATGACCACGGACCTTGTCTGGCGGTTCCACGGTGAATGGTGGGATACCTATGGGAATGTCACAGAGCTTTTCGGTCCACAGGATGACCTCACGGCCTTCTCAGATGGGAGTCAGTGGATACAAGCAGAAGGACTGCGCTTTATCGTGGAAGCGAATGAACGTAAAAAGTTTCACAACAGTGGGAGCATCATCTGGCAGTTAAATGAGCCGTGGCCGAACGTATCCTGTACTTCCCTCATGGATTACTTCGGCGACACGAAAATGGCGTATCACTTTATCTCGAGAACTTTTGCGCCGGTTCACGTCTCACTCACATACAGCAAGCTCAATCACAGCATTGGTGACATCTTTGCTGGCCAGCTGTTCTTGCACAGCAGCGGTCCGAAGCGCCAAATCGGCGTGCATGTCCTCGTATTTAACGAGCATGGAGAGACACTGTACGAAGAGGTGTTCGATACAATGACTGAACCGCTCCGGTGCCCGAAGGTCGGGTCACTTGAATTTGAAGTGACGCGTCAGCACGCAGAACTGTTTTTCATTCGTGCGGATGTCAAGACAAGCGAGGGAGTTGCCCGGGGGGACGTTTACACATTCTCCACTCGGACAGAAGCGATTTATGCACCAGCATTACAGTTTTCCCCGGGTTCAGTTACGGTTCAACCAAGTAATGACTGGCAACAAGTGAGTGAAATCGGGTTTTCTAACGAGTCCTGGGTTCGCCGATACGAGCTAAAGAACACAGCACAAAGAGTGGTGCTTCATGTACGGGCGGAGGAAGCGAGCGACACCTTCTGGATGGAGGCTACCCCAAACTTTGTCACTTTGCTGCCCAGTGAAACGGTAACCGTAGAGGTCCTTTGCCAAGTCAAATCTGCTGCTGGGTTTTTGTATGCAAACATGACTAACGATGTGAATGCTCCCTCGGAACTGACGAGAGAACCAAACATTCAATTTCGCCAGTTCAGTGAGTACTGAGCGGCATGGGTAAGAAGTACTGAGGGCAACGGCGACTAGCAAGGTCCCTGCTTTCGCACGGTAGGATGGACCACAGAAAGGCGCAGGTGTTGAGATGTCTGAGCCAAAACAGATTCTAATTGAGGAGAACGGTCTCAACCTCGTGTTTGAGATTACAGATGAGCTTGATGTGCGGTTGCTGCATCTTTCTGCGGTTCCCTTTCAGAAAGAGACCATTGTTAAGGAGCATCTGAAGCAAAAATTTCGGATGGTCGAGGTGCATGCTTCTGGGGAGGACCAAGCTGACCACCACGGCCAAAAGCACACGGGTACCAATCCTGGGCTTCGGCTTCGTTATCTTCGACATGTTGACATGGTCACTCAACACGGGCGCAAGTTCGAATTAACCATGATGGACCCATTGATGAACCTTTTCGTCACGAGTCATTTTCAGTTTTACGAAGGCATATCAGTCGTACGCTGCTGGACCGCTGTGAGAAATGACGGCAAAGATTCTGTTGGTCTCGAATATGTGACTTCGTTTGCCTTGACCGGGCTTGGCAAAGAGGGCCTGCTACCGTGGGAATCGAAGATGCGGCTTATGATTCCCCACAACGCCTGGTTCGGTGAAGCCCAGTGGACAAGCCACTTGCTGCCGGAGCTGGGGCTGCAGCGAGTAGGAAGCTTTAGCACCAACCGAATCGCTGTGAATAGTACTGGATCCTGGTCGACATCGCAGTTTGTCCCATCGGCAGTTCTCGTCAACGAAGAAACGGAAACTTCGCTGTTTTGGCAGATAGAGCACAACGGATCGTGGCATTTTGAGATTGGAGACCAGTTTCGTCACCTCTATCTCCATCTCTCCGGACCCACATATCAGGAGCACCAGTGGTGGAAAGAGTTGAAACCGGGGGCGACATTTACGACCGTACCTGTAGCTGTAGGGGCGGTGAATGGCACGTGGGACAGGGCTCTTCAAGAACTGACACAGTACCGCAGGGCCATGCGCCAAAAACACAGCGATTACGAGAGGTTGCCCGTCATCTTTAATACATTCATGAACAGTCTTGGCGGAGACGTCACGGCTGAGAATGTCCGCCCATTAATCGGGACAGCGTCCAAGGTGGGATGCGAAGTATTTTGTATTGACTGCGGTTGGTACGCGGACGGCGACTGGTGGGGTACCGTTGGAACGTGGCAGCCGTCCGCGAGGCGATTTCCGGACGGCATGGAGACGACCTTTGCTGAAATTCGAGCCAATGGAATGATTCCCGGGTTGTGGCTAGAACCCGAAGTCTTGGGACTTGAATCGGGCAAGTTGGTGCCGAAAGAGTGGCTGTTCGAGCGGTATGGGAAACCTGTCATCGACCACGGTCGCTACCAGTTGGATTACCGTAACCCGGAAGTACGAGCCTACATGGATACTGTTGTTGACGACCTAATTCGCAACTTCGGCCTCGGGTATCTTAAATTTGATTACAACATCAATGCAGGAGTCGGTACGGCCCTGTTTTCGGACAGTGTCGGCGATGGACTGCTGGAGCATAACCGTGGTTATCTCGTCTGGTTAGAGAGACTAATGGCTCGGCACCCTGACCTTATCATCGAGAACTGTGGCAGCGGCGGCATGCGCATGGATTACGCGATGCTTGAGCGACACACCGTCCAATCCGTGACGGATCAGGACGACTATCTACGTAATGCTGTTATTGCTGCAGCTTGCGCCTCCGTTGTTACACCGGAACAAGCAGCTGTTTGGGCGTATCCTTTGCCGACGGGGAACTTTGTTCGTGATGGTGTCGTTGATGAAGCGGCAAGTACCGATGCAACCGTGCTGAATATGGTCAATGCACTGCTTCTTCGGGTGCACCTCTCTGGTCCGCTTTGCGCACTTGATGAGAAGCGACTGTCTCAGGTGGAACAAGCGATTACCACCTACAAGTCACTGCGTAAGGACATTCTAGATGCACGCCCAGTTTGGCCCATCGGCTTGCCATCGTTTCGTTCAAAGTGGCTTTCGTTTGGTCTTCTAGTGTCCGGAAACAGAGCCTGTTATATTGCCGTTTGGCGACTTGATGCAGAGTCAGAGCGGTGCAGCATTCCCTTGACGAAGTTGACGCCTGTCGATTGGCAACCTGTTGGTTTGACGATGTTGGAAGATGAGCCGTCGGGGACCTTGCTTGGAGCGTATAGGTGTGTCTCCGTCAAGGTGGTTTATCCGCAAGACTTCCTGTGCAGTTGCTCCTTTAACGCCGAACTTAGCAGCGTAGAGGTACATTTACCGCATCAAAATAGTGCTTGCCTATTGAAGATTGATATCACATGAAATCTGGAGATGTTAAAGCGAACTGAAAGCAACACCGGGTCGGCTTGGTTTGGCATTCTCAAATTAATTGCCATCCTTCTGAAAATGGTGGTTGATTTCGTATGCATTCAGTTCTACAATTTACTCAACTAAATCCCACACAAAACCAACAAAGTAGTTATAAATTAATGCTTTGATGTGGGGTTTGTAAGCAGTTTTGTTCGTGCTTCTAAGTCTACAGTGATAGGTGGGAATTCAGTGACGAAACTGCCATCAAGACCTTCTAACGTGATTTCACTAAAGCAGATACTTGAGGTCGCACAGCGCCGCGGTTTTGCTGTCGGATCGTTCTCACCGCGATGTACGCCTGTCATTCGCCCTGTGTTACTAGCTGGAGCAGACATGGCCTCTCCGTTGATTGTGCAGATTTCACAAAAAGAGCTAGACCGCTACGTTGTGACGCCCGAAGAGTTCGCGGATGAATTCTACGCCAATCTGCAGGTGCTGAATATTGAGGTTCCAGTTGTGCTTCATCTCGACCATACAAAGGACTTTCGGGTGATTGAGCAGGCCATAGAAGCTGGGTTTACCTCCGTCATGATTGATGCGTCAGAGATGCCGTTAGATGAGAACATCCGCATCACTAGAGAGGTAACAGAGTTAGCCCATCATCATGGGGTATCCGTTGAAGCTGAGCTTGGCAAGATTGGTACAACTGATTTTGTGGAGACGGACGAGGACGAGGAACTCTACACCGATCCGGTTGAGGCAGAACGTTTTGTAAGAGAGACTGGTATCGATGCATTGGCGGCCTCTATCGGCACCGCACATGGTGTTTATCAAACCCGTGAGCCAAAAGTGGATCTTCAGCGTTTGCAGGCCATCCGGCACCTGACGGATGTACACATTGTGCTTCACGGTGGGTCTGGAGTTCCAGCTTACATGATTCACAACGCCATTCAAATCCAAGGTGGCGGCATCAGCAAGGTGAACATTGCGACTGACCTCGAAGTAGCAGTTTTGGCAGCGCTAAACCGTTCGGAACGGATGACAAACGCGGACTGCAAGGCGCTTTCTGAACGAGAATTTACCCCAGCAGCCGTTGCTGTTCGTGATTTGGTAGCGGAAAAAATTGCAAATTTCCTGGGAAGCAAAGATCATGCTTCGGACTACTTTGACAGCAGTCAGTGGGCGGTACGCTCGTAACCAGTGGTTCGCTCTGCGGCCATGCAGATGTGCCAACCTTATCCCCAAAATCCTTTTTGATGGTGTGGGATTTTCTGGTTTTCAAGGCGTAATGTTTGCTATCTGAAACTTTTTGAATTGAAATACTTCAAACACGCAGAACTGTCAAAAATTAAGGTTGCAGATTAAGATTTTGGGTCCTATAATTAACGCAAATCCCTCAACAAACCACATGAAAGCGATTCAATCTAACAATTTATTGTTGGGATTTTGGGTATTGTGAGTTTGTGAATTACATAAATGAGGAGGGTCAAGATGAAAAAGTCAAAGAAGTCTGTTATTGTAGCCGTGTCGGTCGCACTAGCCATGTCGCCTTTGTTAGTAGCCTGCGGTAACAGCAATGGAAATACAGGCAACTCTAGTGCTTCAAGTGGCAGTAAGGTTACGAACATCACGTTCTGGAGCTTCTGGGGTTCTTCTACACGTCGTCCAGTGATTCAGGCGATGGTGAATCAGTTTAACCAAACACACCCAGACATACATGTGACTTATCAATATTTACCATGGGGTGACGTCTGGACAAAAGAATTAGCGGGAGTGGCGGCTGGCAATCCGCCTGACGTTATCATCCAGGACATCAACTCTGTACAGT
The Alicyclobacillus curvatus genome window above contains:
- a CDS encoding class II fructose-bisphosphate aldolase, which gives rise to MTKLPSRPSNVISLKQILEVAQRRGFAVGSFSPRCTPVIRPVLLAGADMASPLIVQISQKELDRYVVTPEEFADEFYANLQVLNIEVPVVLHLDHTKDFRVIEQAIEAGFTSVMIDASEMPLDENIRITREVTELAHHHGVSVEAELGKIGTTDFVETDEDEELYTDPVEAERFVRETGIDALAASIGTAHGVYQTREPKVDLQRLQAIRHLTDVHIVLHGGSGVPAYMIHNAIQIQGGGISKVNIATDLEVAVLAALNRSERMTNADCKALSEREFTPAAVAVRDLVAEKIANFLGSKDHASDYFDSSQWAVRS
- a CDS encoding alpha-galactosidase, giving the protein MSEPKQILIEENGLNLVFEITDELDVRLLHLSAVPFQKETIVKEHLKQKFRMVEVHASGEDQADHHGQKHTGTNPGLRLRYLRHVDMVTQHGRKFELTMMDPLMNLFVTSHFQFYEGISVVRCWTAVRNDGKDSVGLEYVTSFALTGLGKEGLLPWESKMRLMIPHNAWFGEAQWTSHLLPELGLQRVGSFSTNRIAVNSTGSWSTSQFVPSAVLVNEETETSLFWQIEHNGSWHFEIGDQFRHLYLHLSGPTYQEHQWWKELKPGATFTTVPVAVGAVNGTWDRALQELTQYRRAMRQKHSDYERLPVIFNTFMNSLGGDVTAENVRPLIGTASKVGCEVFCIDCGWYADGDWWGTVGTWQPSARRFPDGMETTFAEIRANGMIPGLWLEPEVLGLESGKLVPKEWLFERYGKPVIDHGRYQLDYRNPEVRAYMDTVVDDLIRNFGLGYLKFDYNINAGVGTALFSDSVGDGLLEHNRGYLVWLERLMARHPDLIIENCGSGGMRMDYAMLERHTVQSVTDQDDYLRNAVIAAACASVVTPEQAAVWAYPLPTGNFVRDGVVDEAASTDATVLNMVNALLLRVHLSGPLCALDEKRLSQVEQAITTYKSLRKDILDARPVWPIGLPSFRSKWLSFGLLVSGNRACYIAVWRLDAESERCSIPLTKLTPVDWQPVGLTMLEDEPSGTLLGAYRCVSVKVVYPQDFLCSCSFNAELSSVEVHLPHQNSACLLKIDIT
- a CDS encoding DeoR/GlpR transcriptional regulator, which gives rise to MSERLRRILQLIEQNKFVSVNDLSKSLQVSEVTIRKDLRTLEEQGLVSRTHGGASVRVSNFQPFMARQLLAHDEKWLLANVTAELVEEGDSVIIDAGTTPLQVAKLLLDRHLSVVTNSLPVSMELAHSSCTVTVTGGVVFPENVCLVGPEAEGYFERIRVNKLILGASGLVAERGPTTYSALEAAVKQRMVKAAQMVILVMDHSKLTNVGLSVFCEFSDIDTIVTSSLCPEHLLQEIRAHGVEVISVPIPKEIEVGT
- a CDS encoding Asp/Glu/hydantoin racemase; amino-acid sequence: MRRKLAIIHTTPVTIDALKKLVQEAMPDVDIVNFLDDSILPELYDNGGNVRAVEERWFQYVQIADKLGADCILSACSSVGELAWKARTLVSKPVLRIDEPMAMEAVETARVIGVAATLPTTLRPTEGLLKRKAEEAGKDIVLHSLLADEAYQRLMQGDVDGHDKVLADKLTELTQSVDVVVLAQASMARVIPRLPEQLQVKVLASPKRGIEHVRRVLETLG
- a CDS encoding four-carbon acid sugar kinase family protein, with amino-acid sequence MIGVIADDITGANDIGIMFVKRGYRTVVIPIEAALDYAAVNQSEVDVIVIDTDSRLLDRQTAYDRSRYATGILRDMGCSQFFGKVCSVFRGNIGADFDAVLDELGESFAPIVLGFPKNGRTTIHGIHYVRGVKLEDSEFQYDPVHPMQESNLQGILQKQTNRKVHVLYHETLDEAKSTLAVEVSRRQSAGGYLIFDVRNQGDLATIAEVIHGYRVICGSSAIAEAWPVLQGTSGTKRSRFDDVRNSHGVLLLAGSLMPQTVAQIETLRGNGIHCVELDTVSLIADKSAWGEQIQGLLDDVAARLEQDENVLVYAANDKERVKQTLQAGEIHGYSMVQTRQLVSRTLAQLARYIVERSRVRRVVVGGGDTSAAVCAALGVTGVEVLREIAPGLPLSISLGQVPIALVLKSGSFGQPDFFLRAIETSRRL
- a CDS encoding class II aldolase/adducin family protein; translation: MNTIVDSLLKAASYMSQKNLVWGNSGNLSVRMGDSLYITASGSFLAELTEEQLVECPVDQAPINPKSRPSKELPFHQAIYQTRPDVNCVLHASPFYSTMIASGKAELNPNLFIESMYYLYNFAIVPYFHPGSEQLAKAVGAQADSTNVILLQNHGVIVYDVSVREALARLETLEIASRMVIVAASGGIEMNPIEPAIVHDFIANSGYKPYPPRGFRQ